Proteins encoded within one genomic window of Flavobacterium sp. NG2:
- a CDS encoding sulfatase-like hydrolase/transferase yields MTNKFKNSLVLFFLVAMATSINAQKKSPNIVVIMADDIGLGDIGYNHKQRTGKDAVAPTPNIDALFKQGMRFSDAHSPASLCAPTRFSMLT; encoded by the coding sequence ATGACAAATAAATTTAAAAATTCTCTCGTTTTGTTTTTTTTAGTAGCCATGGCAACTTCTATAAATGCTCAAAAAAAGTCGCCTAATATTGTAGTGATTATGGCAGATGATATTGGTTTGGGTGACATTGGGTATAACCATAAACAACGCACCGGAAAAGATGCGGTAGCACCTACCCCAAATATTGATGCTTTGTTCAAGCAAGGAATGCGTTTTTCTGACGCACATTCACCTGCATCTTTGTGTGCCCCAACACGTTTTTCGATGTTAACTTGA